ATTTTgatttggtttattttgtatttttttttgcttATATTAGCACCCTTCTCCTTGATAATGGTGATGGCTTATTTCTATTTCTGTGCAAATCTTGCATTATTGGGGTGATCATTCTGTTTGACATGGGCCTGCGTGTAATTCCTTTCCTTTTCCATATTTGGTTGGCTAGTTTTTCCTCCACTATGGGCTTGCTGACCCTTTTTTCTTGATACTCCTCTGCCAAAACCTAAAATCTAGATGCATTTctacctttcttttttttcttttggagtATGCCCTATTTTCGACTGATATCTTCTTTGATTTCTCTTAACTAACATCCATGGACCAAACAAattttttgcttgattctttgcCCCAGCAGTAACGGTCTCATTATTTAAAGCAGATTCCTCTCCTTTTTTTTCCTCttatgatattttattttgtttgttttacgaAGGAGAAAGTATaagagaataatatttttttaataacataaatgatatattaaaaaaagaaagttaattttaattttaaaaattaaattttgaattaattaggtttaatgataattttgaatttttttttgtcacaaCCGCTCTCTCGTAATCCTGTGCCACTATCATCGCGGCTATATCGCAACCCTGGTGTCCTCACAGCTTCTGTCTCATTACTTGTTTTTTATCAACTAagtcggatgttcattttactatgtatgCAGATGGTTCTTTTCATTCTAAAGTGGATGTTCATTTGGGTATATCATTGGTattttacttgatttgcttgattctgcaTGCACAATTGCACATGCTCCGCATGAAAGTTCATTTTACATGTTTGCGGATGATTTTTTTCACTAAGATATTGATGTTTATTTGGGTCATACCATTTGGGTGAACGAAGTAAAGTGGCACATGATGGAAGTAGCGAAGACACGATGCAGCAGTGTGGAAGCAAGGGCAGAGGTGCATCATTGGAGCAATGGCAGAACAAGGCCTCTGGCTCGGCGATGGTGCAACGTCACGAAGGGGAGAAGAAGGCGTGCAGCAGCAGTGTTGCTTGTAAGGAGAAGAGGGGCGGCGTGATGCATGGGAGAAGAAGGTACATCGATAGCAGGGGGCGCGAGCAGGGAAGAAGAAAGTGCAGCGGCTGCGTTGGTTACAGGGAGCACAAGCGGCGTGACGCATGAGAGAAGGAGGTGCGACGGCGGTGCAGTGCATTGCTTCTTCAGACGGTGGCAGCGGCGGCGAGGTGCATTGGTGACGGCGCGACAATGAAGTGGGAGTAAAGCGGCTGTAGTAAAAGGAGATAAAAATGGAAGGTGAGAGGCTAGGGTTGTGGTGGATAAATGTGgtagaatattttttgttttagtggGCCTGGAGTATAGTCCATTGTTCACGTTATTTGCACCCTATTGTCTTCCTAGCAGAACTCTTTACGAATATGCCCTTTCTATATTATTTCTATCTATTATTCATTTGTGCAGCTGCaatatgaaaactaaaaagaataaCTTACCATTTTTAttcacaaatatttaaaatattgataaatctatttatagaaaaataaaattagagtaatactagaaagataataatataaagttatcttatttaacttgacgtttataattttatacatttaacatccaaaaatacatatttattatatttaatattatgtatttatttcaaaaataactattgaatgtaaaataagataaattttagttAATTTAGACTAATTTTTATTGTCTCACAaatatttctaataaaattaattttttacccATAAAAATAgattatatttgacaaaattacctaaattctaaaatattatccaaaattccTAAAATTATCCCTTAACCTATCTCACTTATAAAGTCCCAATCCTCAGACCTTCACCAGCACCTCCCAAATCCTTAATTATCCAACTTTCATCCCAATTAttgccaccaccaccactaccactacCATTATCGGCTCCTTCTCTTTGGGGGCATTATAACTACTATCATCACACTCTTTATGAGAAGATGGAGTTCATGAGAGAAAAATGGCATACTCACAACAATATCACCAGGCCATCACCATACCATCAACGACAATGTCGGTGGTAGAAGCACCCAACAACAATAGCAGCATGTCCTCCATGACTTTCTCAACATAAAGCCCAAAATAATATAAGATTTTCTATGAAGCTCTAACCTTCCTCTTCCTCTGGTGTTGTACGTAGTTCCTTTTCCTCCTCTATTACTGTCATGAACAAAGGCAAGGAGAGTGACGTGAATAGTGGTCTTGCAGAGTTAGTTAGAaataaagaggaattgctatcaAATAGTGGAGATGAAGAATTGGTTATAACAAATAGACAGGTGGCAACATATGCAATGAATCAAGGCCTTAGAAGAAGCATGAGAGAGAAGACTATAAATAAGAGATTGGAGGGATTCTCATGGTAGCATTGTTGTGGTaatttctctctttcttctagacctctttgtcttttcttcattttcttctctaTTATTCTCtaattttcttctccttttcttttgttCTATCAGGTTCTTTGCCTATTGGGAATTCCTGCAAGCTTCATATATACTCTATGTTTAATTCTACTTCTCTTTAATTCCCATACATATACCATTATAGTTACTCCACTTACTGTTGCATTGAAATCACACTCTCTATCCCTTTGTAATTGCTCtgttttgattcaataaaatttcaACATCAGTTATCACCCTTCCATTTGGTGATTTCATTGACCATGGTAGTCACTGAAAATACTTGGATGAAAGGCATGTAGGTTGATATAAAGAAACTATTTCAGCTACTTGAAATAGTGGCGGAGGAACACTGGGCAGAGAGAGCACAGATTTTAGAAGCGACGAATTTGAAATTCAACATGGTACATAATTTAATTTCTGAGCTCATCAACAAGCAGCATCATCACATATCTCCTTCGCGTGACTTGCGTCATGGATTAAACTCTTAATATTGACCCACCGCGCACTTCTCGCTGGCTCTGAAGGGTGAATTTTGACCTTTCCAAGTTTGACGATAGCAACGCATTAGGTTGGATCTTTGCCTCGGATCAATACTTTAAGTTTTTTCCAAGTTCTAGAGGAAAAGCAAATTGGAATTGCTGCAATTCACATGATTGGCATGACAGTCCAATGGTTTCAAATGTCCCAACGCACGACTCAATTTCAGTCATGGGCACAATTAAAGCATGCCATTGAGCTTGAATTTGGCCCTTCATTGTTTGACTCACCTCAGGAGTTATTGTTTAAGCTCCAACAGCGGGGCTCTGTCAGCAAGTATTACTCAGAATTTGTAGCTCTGGCAAATCGTACACACATTGACCCACCAGAAGCTCTTCACAATTGCTTCGTGATTAAGATTCCTCCTTTTTTAGGTTTTTGCATAATGTCAAATTTATTACAATTTATGGTGACACCTCTTCGGTACCAACTCTAGCCCACTTCCACCATATTTGACTATTGGTGAACACAGATTCGATCGCAATAGCATTTACTCTTCATGTTTAGAAGTTTGATGACCAGACAACCCCTCCCTTGCAACTACCTGAGCATCTGGCACCAAAACTAGTCCTGCTGTTGCACACATATGACAGTGTTTTGCTCAACCAGTGGGGTTGCTACCTCTACAGGCCGATGATCATATTATCCCCCTCATTCAAAGTGTTGAACCAATTAAAATGAGACCATACAGATACCTCCACAGCTAAACGACAAAAATTGAATTGATGGTGCAACAGATATTAAATGAAGGTATAATTGAACCTAGCAAAAGTCCTTTTTCTTCTCCCATTTTATTTGTTAAGAAAAAGGATGGTACATGACGCTTTTGGACCTcgcattttttgttgttgttggatGCATTGATACCAGTTATGTTATGTGACATTGTTGGGCCTCTTTAGTGGACGGACAGTCTTCGTGGGCTGATTATATCATGGGTCATATATCTTATTACTGTTATTGTATCTTTATgttatttaatgttatttttcagcatgacaaaaaaatgtcattttccaggaaaaaaatataaaaacccataaatatacaaaaaaatgtaATTATGAATAACTTAACTGCTTCCATCGGCTACATCAATCCGTCCATCCATCACCAAGGCAAGGCTGACAATACAAAGTGATTTTTCACTGACCCACGCAATGGAATAAATGATAAGATTAAGTTAAGgctataatttaaattttgaattccttCTGTTATCACCTTTTTAGAAATCCAGTTATTGCCCTTGGTAATTACACCAACATTAATACCCAATTAATGCCCAGTCTAATCAAGTTTTAAGGgttatttattaaaaagaaaaaaacttaaaaaagtgGGAGGTTTTTCGCCAGATTAACGCGCGTACGTTTTTAAGCCACAAAAAAAACGCGCATACTTTTCGAAGAAGGGAAGCCATTGTTGAAGACTCCAAAGCTTCCGGCAATAAGAACCTGCAACCATTCAAGAAGTCACAGGCAAAATATCACAATGCCGGCGCTCGCTGATTTCCGCttcttcaaattcataatccCCAACATGGAGAATCAAATtttaagttttcatttttttgttctaATCCCATAACCCCAAGACCCGCATGCAAGCCCACATCAATATCAATTTCTTAATCGTGCAGAGAATGCCGCCGGCCTTCTCCAACCTTGTCCGGGAGACCATGAGCAACCCCGTCGAGATAAGCACCACAAATGGTCAGTCGTGGAACATCTCGTGGGGTGTCGAGGAGGAACATCCACATCGAATCGTCTTCACCGGAGGGTGGCGAGCCTTTTATGAACACTACCATCTTCGAATCGGTGCCATGCTACTATTATCGTATCACCAACCAAAGTTTTTCTATGTCGCCATCCATGGCACAAGTTTCTGCGAGATCAACTATGGAAGGTAACAATATTATCTAGCGGGTTTTCTGCATGCACTCGGGTAAGGCGTTTGTTTTATGCTGTTTTACATTGTACCAGAAACTTGCGAAACGAAAGTCTTCCAGTAATACCCGCACATGGCAACTACACAGTCCAGTTCTTCACGATAATCCCGGTGAACGACCCTGATACATTGGTATAGACGCCAATTTCAATTCCTTTACTTCCTGCAATCATCAATCCATCCATGTATGACACATCATTTTTTTCACCATCCGCTACAAATGCTCCCGCCACGGTTTTCGAGGATTATGGTCGATCCCTACCGCGACCCCTAACCCTAACCACGCCTACAGGACAACATCATCGCGTGGACAGGAATATGGAACCTAATGGAAGGATCGTACTTCATGGAGGATGGGACACTATCAGGGAACACTATGGCCTAAGGGATGAGTGGCTGGTGTTGTTCCGTTATCATGACATTCAAAACACCATGTATGTCATGTTCTTCAACGGTCATACATTGGTAATAAACTACTTGGCCCATGCCGGGCTGGGGACGGACTACACTTGTATAAGCTATCTGACGGCCCCCAGGTCAATGCACATAGCCGATAGGTTCAGATCGACCAATCCATTCTTTGGCAAGCCAATCATACACCCCTTGACATCTCATTTTCTCGTAAGTGTGCCGACAATTATTTTTAAAGGAAACTATTTCTGGTGCTATTTTTCTAGTCAATTATTTCATTGCACTCACCCTAAAAAATATGTCCTCGCTTCCAGCCAAATATCCCACCTCTGCCGGGAGTCTACGATGATAGCCCAATTTCGATTACCAACGAGAGAGACGCGTGGACTGTTCAGTATACGCACTATATCGAGAGGACGAACGGATGTTTTGGAGTAGGCTGGTCTGCCTTAGCAACTGCATGCCAACTAAGACACGGCCATGGGTGTGTCTTCGACCGGCTGGCGCCGCAAGACTATCGGATGCATATATATTGAGAACTCCTATATCCTAAATCCCTCAACCACAACCCCCCACCCCCATCCGAGTAACTCGGTCCATGTTGTTTTCTTGCCTCCGTTTGTGAAGTACAATGCTCCAAGCTACATGTCAATATATCTGTATctttaatctatattttatttccAGGCATACAATTCTACCTTACCCTCATTAACTTATGCTTTAGATTATAAACACGAtaatcttttcttttgttaatgtgCATGTAGCATTGCAAATAGAGTGATCTCCCAATATTAGGAATGTATGTCAATTAGTGCCAATGGTTGTGAAGTTTGAATGTAATTTTAAGCTGTGAAATTTGAATGTAATTTTAAGCTGTGAAGTTTGAATGTAATTCGCTTCACTTTAcctaatttttgtaattttgaattttgaaacttCAGAATGATTTGTTAATATCCTAAAAATGTTAATTAGTAGTAGTTGTTTATTGATTCAGAGTTGTTACCATGCTTCATTTAGTGCATTCAATTCATCACATCCGGTGTTTTATGCTGGTGTTTTAAATTACATCCAGAAGCCATGATCCCTTACAAAGCATTTCAAAACCGCGATTGAACCACATGCATTTTTCAACGAGTACACAAGCTAGTACAAGACGTAACCAGTTCCGAATGTCTACTGCAAAGAGGCAGACGAATGGAGTTTTTTTAGGAGACGTGCATCTGAATATCCAGTAAACGTTACATACAAAATATCCACTTAACATACATACAAAATATCCACTGAACATAGAATTGCTATAAAGATGCCCCTAACTACCATGTCCGGTTCAACAAAATGGTCGACAACGAACGATACATAATACATTAGGTTTGACAGTGGATTTGCAGCTCTTCGCACGACCCCACTTCACACCTCCACTTTTGGAATCAGTCGTTGGTTCCTCTCTATGGTTTTACTGAAAATACACGATTAAAATCAGTTAATTCTACAGCACAACCATATACCAATGAAAGCCAACATAGCAAAAACTTGTTTTAACGTCGACGACATATAGACATCCCCAAGTATATGTAGTTTAATAAAATCAACTTTGTAATTCAGACGGTTCTCTACCAACATGAAATGCAGGCAATATTCGATGTGTGGCTACAGCCTACCAGAGAATGTGAAAGGGTTCGACCAACCTACCGTTTCAACACACGGTGGTGACGACTGTAGGCCCACTTGCTCAATCGGCGAGAGACATGACTAGCCCGGACGTGTTGGTCCCAGCGAAGTCGCTGTTAACAAATCCAACCTGCGTGTCACTATCAGAGCATTGGGAGGAAGGAATCTCTGCGGTCGCATACAGATCGCCGGATAGGTTATCATAGAGCTGACGCCAATGTAAAAACCAAATGAATAGAACCATTTAACAGAGCAGAAATCTCAACTAGATCATCTATAAAACGACTAATCCACTATGTCAGTGTCCATTGAATCCATGTCATCTGCAACTGCGCTGGATGACTCCATTGTGTGGCGGTCTGGACACATCGTCCTGTTGTGTCCCACCTGCCGGCACAAACGACATCGCTGAGTTTTCTTTCCACTGTGAGCACCGTTACCCTTTGTATTGCGCCTGGGTGGATTTCACGCCGGGGCTCTGCCACCATCGGTAGGTGGCCCCTCGGGTGGAAAAATGGTGTCCCCTGCATCTTCGTTCTTGAAATGCTTCAGCATTAGCATCACAATGTCTCTTGCAAACTGGAACTTTTCAGTGCTGTGACATGCAATCTTGCACACTTTCCGGTATCAATCCATCAGGCACTAGTGTTGCATTAGTTGTACAGAATCCCAAATCACGGCCATCAACTGCACCGCCATAAGCTTTGCATCCTTGGTCCATCTCGGCAATATCAGAGACCTTGGGATCTCATGAACATCGTTAAGAAAAAGCACCACAATTATATGTTTGCAGGGGACCCCGAAACATTTCATTCTCATGCACGTGCATCAGACCTCCCTCATATTAGACGTTGTAACAACACGCCAATCCTTCCCCGGAGTGCCGTATCAAGAGACGGTGTGGATAAAATAGGAACCGTTGTCTTCAGAATCAACCACCCTCATTGCACAGGCCTTGTCAAGAATGGGAACAAACAAATAGAGTATTGTTTGAGTGTAGTACTCGGCTACACTCCGCTCTAACTATTTCAGGTTGGTGGTCATAACAGGGTCACACTTTGCACACTCGAAATCAGCCTCCACTTCCTTTGCACGCACGAACATCAAGCATCGATGAAAATGATGTAAAATCTCAGTGTAACTGTATCGAGACTTAACATACCGTGATATCACAGCATGCAAGCCCTTGCACCTTGATGTTGTTCTAGATCCGGCAAAGAACTTTCTCCGTATGTGTGTTATAGCCCAACTGTGCCTTTTCTCGTACATGTCTTGTACCCATTTTTTATCGGCGACGCCAAATTTCTCAACCATCTCAAACCATTTTCTCTGGAATGTTCGGACATTGTAGTCGCCAAGCATGCAATCCCTAAACATCCTGGTGAATTTAGGCCCTCCGATGTTGCTCATGGCGTTTCGGAGTAGATGCCAAGCTAGAGTCGATGGTGAGCCTCTAGAAAAACTTGCTCGATTGTAGACTTCATTTGCCTGTCACCGTCGGTTATTATGGACACGGGAGCCTTCCCTTTCATTGAAGTTTGCAACTGTTGAAGCAGCTAGACATAGGTTTCTTCTTTCTCGTCTGCCACCAGTGCAGCAGCAAAGACAACCGTTTGGTTGTGGTGATTCACACCGGAGAATACAACAAGAGGTGAAAGGTAAACGTTTTTCTTATACGTTGCATCAAATGCAACCACATCTCCAAACACCTGGTAATCAATTTGGCAACTGCTGTCACACCAAAACAAATGTTGCAACACGCCCTCACCGTCAACAACTTCCTTGTAGTACATTGCTGGATCATTTGCCTTGCACTCTCGGAGATACCTTAGGCACGATTCCACATCTAGGCCACCCTCCTTTCGTTGCTTCGTATTTACATTGTGCATGTCCCTTGTTGTGTACGTGACATTATGATGCTCGCCGGCTAGGCTCGCCATAAAATCGTGGATTCGCAAGATGCCAATACCCCCTTTGCCCATGTTGTTCATCTGCTCGATGTCCGCTTCGCTCATCCTCTGATGGCCTGGCAGTATGGAAGAAAATCGCAACTCAAGAACGTGGTGGTTATGCGCGTCTGAAAAGTACGCAACGTGCCAACATCCTGATTCATCGTCCATGCGGTGTAACATCCTTGCAGGACATCCACACCGGGTCTCGGCCCTGGGCCTCTTTTGCCGGTTAGGCATCGAGTAGAACTTCAGGGATCGGTACCCTTGTCGGTGGCACACGAACTCCTGCCGTATCCTTACTTCGCCACGTTTTTCGCTTCTGGAACGTCTCACACCGAAGCCATGGTGCTTTGCATATTGCTGGTAGAACTCAAATACAATGTCAACATCTGCGAAATTAAAGCGAAGAACATCCTCCTCGCTCAAGTTCAAAAAATCAATCCAACCTATCGATTCACCAGAATCAACAGCGTACAAGTCATCATTCGCATAATTGTCAGACATTCCTCCGACGCCGTCCAAACTGTCTTCCATTTCAACCGCATCCCCATTGTTGTCATCGGCCTATGCATGATGGTCGTGTTCTGTTTCATCTTCCTGTAAATTGTACTCGTCCGACTCCATCCCTACAAAGCCTTCGCCCTCAAACGATCCAACTCCATGGTCTGCTCTGTCGCACATTTTTGCTTCCTCGGTGACACGCACGCCCCCAGTGGTATCTTCATCCCCGACAACCCTGTGCCAAACAGCAACAATACGGTAATTTAGCGAAACATGCAAAATTGGGGGATGTCCTTCAAAGAAAATTTCAGACCTATGACGAACAAAGGGAGATATTTGTAAATCAAGTGAAGGGTGATAATACAACGGGTACCTTCTTTCCATTGATGGAGACAGCGAAGCCATCAACTGCCGAAGACAATCGACAATGCAGATCAGACTCCATCGTTGCCAGAGGTGAGGCTGTTTGTGTGGGGGGGGGAGAGAAGAAGTTAGCTGAGTTGGGAGGTTTTAAGTCATTCTCGGTGGTGGAGATAGGAAGGGACGGTGCGATTGCGACGGAGGGGAAAGGGGGGAAGAGGCGACGGAGCGAAAGGGGAGGAAGAGGTGACGGAGGGGAAGGGGAGGAAGAGGGCGGTAGTAATAGTTGACTAATTCTAACAATTAAGTTAAGtgtattcattttaaaaaaataaaaagtgaccCCTCTATTTTGTGCGAAATTATGGAAAGGACCCAACAAAAGCATGCATTTTTATTCTGGCCTTCTCTGGCTGACCGGTGCACCAAACAGGTTTTTGGCGTTTCGGTGCGCTATGATACGGGGCGTACCAAATCCGTGTCCTAGTTACTAAATAAAGAGTGCCGCACTCTtttctataaataaattataacttttttgtttattatattttatattaatatttcaga
This region of Arachis hypogaea cultivar Tifrunner chromosome 8, arahy.Tifrunner.gnm2.J5K5, whole genome shotgun sequence genomic DNA includes:
- the LOC112708273 gene encoding protein FAR1-RELATED SEQUENCE 5-like: MEDSLDGVGGMSDNYANDDLYAVDSGESIGWIDFLNLSEEDVLRFNFADVDIVFEFYQQYAKHHGFGVRRSRSEKRGEVRIRQEFVCHRQGYRSLKFYSMPNRQKRPRAETRCGCPARMLHRMDDESGCWHVAYFSDAHNHHVLELRFSSILPGHQRMSEADIEQMNNMGKGGIGILRIHDFMASLAGEHHNVTYTTRDMHNVNTKQRKEGGLDVESCLRYLRECKANDPAMYYKEVVDGEGVLQHLFWCDSSCQIDYQVFGDVVAFDATYKKNVYLSPLVVFSGVNHHNQTVVFAAALVADEKEETYV